A window of the Acidimicrobiales bacterium genome harbors these coding sequences:
- the hisF gene encoding imidazole glycerol phosphate synthase subunit HisF produces MRAIRVIPCLDVDQGRVVKGVNFVDLIDAGDPVELGAIYDAQGADELVFLDITATHEDRDTTVAMAAAVAEKVFIPFTIGGGIRSVDDARKLLRAGADKVSVNSAAVVRPELVAEIAAEFGRQCCVVAIDGRRSAPSDALPSGFEVFVKGGREGTGRDAVAWAREVEALGAGEILLTSMDRDGTREGFDLEMTRAITDAVNIPVIASGGVGSLDHLAPAVTDGGADAVLAASIFHFGEHTIAEAKQSLAAAGLDVRPADA; encoded by the coding sequence ATGAGAGCCATCCGTGTCATTCCCTGCCTCGACGTCGACCAGGGTCGAGTCGTCAAGGGCGTCAACTTCGTCGATCTGATCGACGCCGGCGATCCGGTCGAACTGGGAGCGATCTACGACGCCCAGGGCGCCGACGAACTGGTCTTTCTCGACATCACCGCAACCCATGAAGACCGCGATACCACGGTCGCCATGGCGGCGGCTGTCGCCGAGAAGGTGTTCATCCCGTTCACGATCGGTGGCGGCATCCGTTCGGTCGATGACGCTCGCAAGCTGCTGCGCGCCGGCGCCGACAAGGTGTCGGTCAACTCCGCTGCGGTGGTCCGTCCCGAACTCGTCGCCGAGATCGCTGCCGAGTTCGGTCGCCAGTGCTGTGTGGTGGCGATCGACGGGCGGCGCTCAGCACCGTCCGACGCGCTGCCGTCGGGGTTCGAGGTCTTCGTGAAGGGCGGCCGTGAAGGCACCGGTCGCGATGCCGTCGCTTGGGCCCGCGAGGTCGAAGCACTCGGTGCGGGGGAGATCCTCCTCACCTCGATGGACCGCGATGGCACTCGTGAAGGGTTCGACCTCGAGATGACCCGTGCGATCACCGACGCAGTCAACATCCCGGTGATCGCATCCGGTGGCGTCGGCTCGCTCGACCACCTTGCGCCGGCGGTCACCGATGGTGGCGCCGACGCCGTGCTGGCGGCCAGCATCTTCCACTTCGGCGAGCACACGATCGCCGAGGCCAAGCAGTCGTTGGCCGCCGCCGGACTCGACGTCCGCCCGGCCGACGCCTGA
- a CDS encoding VIT1/CCC1 transporter family protein — protein MSDQPSTIPMPPIDEHHHRDIQGGAARAAVFGMSDGLVSNVGLILGVAGADSSSSAVVLAGLAGLVAGAISMAAGEYNSMRVQSELLERELAMERREIERNPAVEAVELAQRYQSRGVDPDLARNLANSLIDDPDLALEFHAREELGIQPGELGSPIGAAVASLATFSVGAVLPLIPWLVSDGTSAIVATLVVALVAAVGLGLAIAKFTEVSRTKTVTRQVLFTAVPAALTYAIGSAVGVGV, from the coding sequence ATGAGCGATCAACCCTCGACGATCCCGATGCCACCGATCGACGAGCACCACCATCGCGACATCCAGGGCGGAGCGGCTCGGGCCGCCGTGTTCGGAATGAGCGACGGCCTGGTGTCCAACGTCGGCCTCATCCTCGGCGTCGCCGGTGCCGATTCCAGCTCATCGGCGGTGGTGCTCGCCGGCCTCGCCGGTCTCGTTGCGGGCGCGATCTCGATGGCGGCTGGCGAATACAACTCGATGCGGGTCCAATCCGAGCTCCTCGAGCGTGAGCTGGCGATGGAGCGGCGTGAGATCGAGCGCAATCCGGCGGTCGAGGCCGTGGAACTCGCCCAGCGTTATCAATCCCGCGGCGTCGACCCCGACCTCGCTCGCAACCTCGCGAATTCCCTGATCGACGACCCGGATCTCGCCCTCGAGTTCCATGCTCGTGAAGAGCTGGGCATCCAACCCGGCGAGCTCGGTTCACCCATCGGTGCTGCCGTGGCCTCGCTCGCCACCTTCTCGGTCGGTGCCGTGCTCCCTCTGATCCCCTGGCTCGTGTCCGACGGCACCAGCGCGATCGTCGCCACGCTCGTGGTCGCGCTCGTCGCGGCGGTTGGACTGGGTCTCGCCATCGCCAAGTTCACCGAGGTCTCACGGACCAAGACCGTCACACGGCAGGTGCTGTTCACCGCCGTTCCTGCAGCACTCACCTACGCCATCGGCTCGGCGGTCGGCGTCGGCGTGTAG
- the hisD gene encoding histidinol dehydrogenase, producing MLNRLDLRGRGTDVVDHLPRPTLDGDEPIGVVRELIARVRNEGDAVLLELTATFDGVELEQVRVPDAELDAAVAGLTPELRSAIDTAIANVTTFHEHQRRASEAITSEGMTITAYQKPMRRAGVYAPGGRAVYPSTVIMSAVPARVAGVGSVVLCVPPNREVGGVHPTVLAAARLSGVDEVYAVGGAQAIAAMAYGTESIAPVDVIAGPGNIYVALAKREVAGDVGIAAAFAGPSEVVVVADASADPRYAAIDIMVQAEHGPDGLAWLVTTDPNVADAVCDAGNALLDVAPRAADIRSTLAEGGYVAIVDDRAAALAVVDAIAPEHLELQIADAADFAAEVNNAGAIFCGNFAPASIGDYVAGPSHVLPTYGSARFSSALTVADFCKDHHVVTITESGMSRLGPATAALADVEGLAAHADSVRLRLADISKERN from the coding sequence GTGCTCAATCGGCTCGATCTACGTGGACGCGGCACCGACGTCGTCGACCACCTTCCCCGACCGACCCTCGACGGCGATGAGCCCATCGGCGTGGTCCGGGAGCTGATCGCACGCGTTCGGAACGAGGGTGATGCGGTGCTCCTGGAGCTGACGGCGACCTTCGACGGCGTCGAGCTCGAGCAGGTCCGGGTGCCCGACGCCGAACTCGACGCGGCCGTCGCCGGTCTCACCCCGGAGCTCCGCTCCGCGATCGACACCGCGATCGCGAACGTCACGACCTTCCACGAGCACCAGCGGCGTGCGAGCGAGGCCATCACCTCCGAGGGGATGACCATCACGGCCTATCAGAAACCGATGCGCCGAGCCGGTGTCTACGCACCGGGAGGCCGGGCGGTCTACCCGTCCACGGTGATCATGAGCGCCGTGCCGGCCCGTGTGGCCGGTGTCGGCTCGGTCGTCCTCTGCGTGCCACCCAACCGAGAGGTCGGCGGGGTGCATCCCACGGTCCTTGCTGCCGCTCGTCTCAGCGGGGTCGACGAGGTCTATGCCGTCGGGGGAGCGCAAGCGATCGCGGCCATGGCCTACGGCACCGAGTCGATCGCTCCCGTCGATGTGATCGCCGGCCCGGGCAACATCTACGTTGCGCTCGCCAAGCGTGAGGTCGCAGGCGACGTCGGCATTGCCGCTGCGTTCGCCGGACCGTCCGAAGTCGTGGTGGTGGCCGACGCCTCGGCCGATCCTCGCTATGCCGCCATCGACATCATGGTCCAGGCCGAACATGGCCCCGACGGGTTGGCATGGCTGGTCACGACCGATCCCAATGTGGCCGATGCCGTCTGTGATGCCGGCAATGCGTTGCTCGACGTTGCGCCTCGTGCCGCCGACATCCGCTCGACCCTGGCCGAAGGCGGCTACGTCGCCATCGTCGACGACCGCGCGGCCGCGCTCGCGGTGGTCGATGCGATTGCTCCGGAGCACCTCGAACTCCAAATCGCCGACGCTGCGGACTTTGCTGCCGAGGTGAACAACGCCGGCGCCATCTTCTGTGGCAACTTCGCTCCCGCGTCGATCGGCGACTACGTCGCCGGCCCGAGCCACGTGTTGCCCACCTACGGTTCGGCCCGGTTCTCGAGCGCGCTCACCGTGGCGGACTTCTGCAAGGACCATCACGTGGTGACCATCACCGAGTCCGGGATGTCGCGTCTCGGCCCCGCCACCGCGGCCCTGGCCGACGTCGAGGGGCTGGCGGCTCATGCCGACTCGGTTCGCCTCCGTCTGGCCGACATCTCGAAGGAGCGCAACTGA
- a CDS encoding co-chaperone GroES, which produces MTTTNDLVEPDDATASDSSSGTVASAASDGASNPTASNATVVDDTRAGAARLPIKMLNDRILVKLEGADGERRSSGGILIPATAQVGKRLTWAVVMATGPSVRSMQLDDRVLFNPEDRYEVEVGGRDYIILRERDVHAVAAERLDDSHTGLYL; this is translated from the coding sequence GTGACGACCACGAACGACCTCGTCGAACCCGACGATGCCACCGCATCGGACTCCTCATCCGGCACGGTGGCGAGCGCTGCATCAGACGGTGCGTCGAATCCGACGGCGAGCAACGCGACGGTCGTCGACGACACTCGCGCCGGGGCCGCCCGGCTGCCGATCAAGATGCTGAACGACCGCATCCTCGTGAAGCTCGAGGGCGCCGACGGCGAGCGTCGGTCCTCGGGTGGCATCCTGATCCCGGCAACGGCCCAGGTTGGCAAGCGCCTCACCTGGGCGGTGGTGATGGCCACCGGACCGAGCGTGCGTTCGATGCAGCTCGACGATCGGGTGTTGTTCAACCCCGAAGATCGCTACGAGGTCGAGGTCGGAGGCCGCGACTACATCATCCTGCGTGAACGAGACGTTCATGCCGTCGCCGCCGAGCGACTCGACGACTCCCACACCGGGCTCTACCTCTGA
- the mshD gene encoding mycothiol synthase: MMFDVRVEDTADDEIVGVARHLLDHALAADLQDDRFSDAWVSEINHPDHTFIAAVAVGDAHPVGFVGGTVEGGRLQLDALVSPHSRWDRAEVFDALLVSVLSTDPSPIAVPVDQVEVWGKPAYDWHESVLTRHRFREVRALQQMRCPLPIDAEPVPTRAFRPGDDDAALIEVNNRAFVDHPDQGGWTQDTLEQRMAAPWFDPDGVRMFERDGRLAGFCWTKIHERPPLGEIFAIGIDPDFHGQGLGVPMTAAGLRWLGDRGLTEGMLYVECDNAPAVRTYERLGFSTVRIDRAWRRD; encoded by the coding sequence ATGATGTTCGATGTTCGAGTCGAAGACACCGCCGACGACGAGATCGTCGGCGTGGCCCGCCATCTCCTCGACCACGCCCTGGCTGCCGACCTGCAAGACGATCGCTTCTCCGACGCCTGGGTGAGCGAGATCAATCACCCCGATCACACGTTCATCGCCGCCGTCGCGGTTGGCGACGCTCACCCGGTGGGCTTCGTCGGGGGCACGGTCGAAGGCGGAAGACTCCAGCTCGACGCACTGGTGTCGCCCCATTCACGCTGGGATCGGGCCGAGGTCTTCGATGCACTCCTCGTGTCGGTCCTGTCCACCGACCCTTCACCGATCGCCGTGCCGGTCGACCAGGTCGAGGTCTGGGGCAAGCCCGCCTACGACTGGCACGAGTCGGTCCTCACCCGTCATCGGTTCCGCGAGGTGCGGGCGCTCCAGCAGATGCGCTGCCCGCTGCCGATCGATGCCGAACCCGTGCCGACGCGGGCCTTTCGTCCGGGCGATGACGACGCTGCGCTCATCGAGGTCAACAACCGAGCCTTCGTCGATCATCCCGACCAGGGTGGGTGGACCCAGGACACCCTGGAGCAACGGATGGCGGCACCGTGGTTCGATCCCGATGGTGTTCGGATGTTCGAACGCGACGGACGGTTGGCCGGCTTCTGTTGGACCAAGATCCACGAACGGCCGCCGCTGGGTGAGATCTTTGCGATCGGCATCGATCCCGACTTCCACGGCCAAGGCCTCGGTGTGCCGATGACCGCCGCCGGACTCCGGTGGCTCGGTGACCGCGGCCTCACTGAAGGCATGCTCTACGTCGAGTGTGACAACGCACCGGCGGTGCGAACCTACGAACGGCTGGGGTTCTCGACGGTCAGGATCGACCGGGCCTGGCGACGCGATTGA
- the nth gene encoding endonuclease III, translating into MARPRTPNGRARRAHELLAIEYPDAICELDHQTPFQLLIATILSAQATDVGVNKATPGLFARFPDAESLASASLEEVEQLISSLGLYRNKAKNIVTCAQQLLERHDGEVPGPMKDLVALAGVGRKTANVVRSVALGLPGLPVDTHVLRLSGLLALTEETDPVKVEHALNPMIPAGERGEFSLRMILHGRRVCVARRPRCGECTLASFCPSVQ; encoded by the coding sequence ATGGCCCGCCCTCGCACACCCAACGGTCGCGCTCGCCGCGCCCACGAGCTCCTGGCGATCGAATATCCCGACGCCATCTGCGAGCTCGACCACCAGACCCCGTTCCAGTTGCTGATCGCCACGATCCTCTCTGCGCAGGCGACCGACGTGGGTGTCAACAAGGCGACGCCCGGGTTGTTCGCTCGCTTTCCCGACGCGGAATCCCTGGCCAGTGCCAGCCTCGAGGAGGTCGAGCAACTCATTTCGAGTCTCGGGTTGTACCGCAACAAGGCCAAGAACATCGTGACGTGTGCCCAGCAATTGCTCGAACGGCACGACGGCGAGGTCCCGGGGCCGATGAAGGACCTGGTGGCGCTCGCCGGCGTGGGGCGCAAGACGGCGAACGTGGTGCGGAGTGTCGCCCTCGGCCTGCCGGGACTGCCCGTCGACACCCACGTGCTGCGGCTGAGCGGACTGTTGGCGCTGACCGAGGAAACTGATCCGGTGAAGGTCGAGCATGCGCTCAATCCGATGATCCCGGCCGGTGAGCGTGGCGAGTTCAGCCTACGGATGATCCTGCACGGACGCCGGGTCTGCGTGGCTCGTCGCCCCCGCTGTGGCGAGTGCACGCTCGCCTCGTTCTGCCCGTCGGTGCAGTGA
- the hisB gene encoding imidazoleglycerol-phosphate dehydratase HisB, whose protein sequence is MTTNDAPTTSARGATRSRTTKETSIEVSIDLDGTGTTDIATGLPFFDHMLDQIGRHGSFDLRVHADGDLHIDAHHTVEDTSIVLGEAFAAALGNKAGVRRFASGLYPLDEALVEVALDLSGRPFFVYDVELPEAIPLGTPPMDPSMAEHSLQSFATAAGITLHVSLRRGRNVHHIIEASYKGLARCLRDAVRIEDANGIPSTKGAL, encoded by the coding sequence ATGACCACCAACGACGCCCCGACGACTTCCGCCCGCGGCGCGACCCGTTCGCGGACCACCAAGGAGACCTCGATCGAGGTCAGCATCGATCTCGACGGCACCGGGACCACCGACATCGCCACCGGCCTGCCGTTCTTCGATCACATGCTCGACCAGATCGGGCGGCACGGGAGCTTCGACCTGCGCGTCCACGCCGACGGTGATCTGCACATCGACGCTCACCACACGGTCGAGGACACCTCAATCGTGCTGGGCGAGGCCTTCGCCGCCGCCCTCGGCAACAAGGCCGGCGTCCGTCGCTTTGCCAGCGGCCTGTACCCGCTCGACGAGGCGCTGGTCGAGGTCGCCCTCGACCTGTCGGGGCGGCCGTTCTTCGTCTACGACGTCGAACTGCCCGAAGCCATTCCCCTGGGGACCCCGCCGATGGATCCGTCGATGGCGGAACACTCGCTGCAAAGCTTCGCCACGGCCGCCGGCATCACGCTGCACGTGTCGCTGCGTCGGGGGCGCAATGTCCACCACATCATCGAGGCCAGCTACAAGGGACTCGCCCGCTGCCTGCGCGACGCCGTGCGCATCGAAGATGCGAACGGCATTCCCTCCACCAAGGGAGCGCTGTAG
- the hisA gene encoding 1-(5-phosphoribosyl)-5-[(5-phosphoribosylamino)methylideneamino]imidazole-4-carboxamide isomerase → MILYPAIDLRGGNCVRLYQGDYGQETVYGTDPVSQALAFVAEGAEWLHVVDLDAALTGEPTNREVIRGICAASPVPVQVGGGVRTVAAAEALFELGVTRVVIGTAALEHPELVVEVAANHQVAVGLDARGGEVATHGWTERSGRTVHDLALQFADAGVAALVVTEISVDGTLAGPDVAGLTELLESTPIPVIASGGVGTLEHLATLARVEAAGRRFEGVIAGRAIYEQAFTVSEGRAAIAAALAIDETLSLDEGLTER, encoded by the coding sequence ATGATCCTGTATCCGGCCATCGATCTCCGGGGCGGCAATTGTGTCCGCCTCTATCAGGGCGACTACGGACAGGAGACGGTCTACGGCACCGATCCGGTGTCGCAGGCCCTGGCGTTCGTCGCCGAGGGTGCAGAGTGGTTGCACGTCGTCGATCTCGACGCTGCGCTCACCGGCGAACCGACCAACCGCGAGGTGATTCGTGGGATCTGTGCGGCCTCGCCCGTGCCGGTCCAGGTCGGGGGAGGTGTGCGGACGGTTGCCGCCGCCGAGGCACTGTTCGAGCTCGGCGTGACCCGTGTCGTGATCGGCACGGCGGCGCTCGAGCATCCCGAACTCGTCGTCGAGGTCGCCGCCAACCATCAGGTCGCCGTCGGGCTCGATGCTCGCGGCGGCGAGGTGGCAACCCACGGCTGGACCGAGCGGAGCGGGAGAACGGTGCACGACCTCGCCCTCCAGTTCGCCGACGCCGGCGTGGCTGCCCTCGTGGTCACCGAGATCAGCGTCGATGGAACCCTCGCCGGGCCCGACGTCGCCGGGCTGACCGAACTGCTCGAGTCGACCCCCATTCCCGTGATCGCTTCGGGCGGGGTTGGCACGCTCGAACACTTGGCCACGCTGGCCCGAGTCGAGGCCGCCGGGCGCCGGTTCGAGGGCGTCATCGCCGGTCGTGCCATCTACGAGCAGGCGTTCACCGTGAGCGAGGGACGAGCCGCCATCGCCGCAGCACTGGCAATCGATGAAACGCTGTCGCTCGATGAAGGGTTGACCGAACGATGA
- the trpE gene encoding anthranilate synthase component I, with protein sequence MTTTLDDFRTMARSYRAIPVTRELLADLITPVAAFLRLADDLERGFLLESVENGERWSRFSFVGRHPHATLTARGNTVTVAGDLPGIDVPTDRGILAAVEVLLAELTCPAIDDLPPLVAGLVGYFGYDVVREVEHLPNVPPDAVDYPDSVLEVIGELAVFDHWRQRVTLVAVALLPADADEATIEAAYHDAVRRLDQLADDGARGLEEPLLEPPSGSDDLPEVESSMGHGAYQDAVEVAKEYIRAGDIFQVVLSQRFDFDLAADPVDVYRVLRQINPSPYMFMLRSPEVTLVGCSPEPLVQVRDRRVISRPIAGTRRRGRNEADDRRMAGELAEDPKERAEHVMLVDLARNDLGRVVEFGSLEVVEMMTLEKFSHVMHLTSQVEGDLRPDKTIIDVLRATVPAGTVSGAPKVRAMEIIDELEPAKRGPYAGMVGYLSFNGNLDSAITIRTMFCGPERTSVQAGAGVVADSDPALEDLECANKAKALLAAVRPAQRMSAKRSR encoded by the coding sequence ATGACCACGACCCTCGATGACTTCCGAACGATGGCGCGCAGCTATCGGGCGATCCCGGTCACCCGTGAACTGTTGGCCGATCTCATCACTCCGGTCGCTGCGTTCCTCCGCCTGGCCGACGATCTCGAGCGGGGGTTCCTGCTCGAATCGGTCGAGAACGGCGAGCGCTGGAGCCGGTTCAGCTTCGTCGGCCGTCACCCGCATGCCACGCTGACGGCTCGGGGCAACACCGTGACCGTGGCCGGCGACCTGCCCGGCATCGACGTGCCGACCGATCGGGGCATCCTCGCCGCGGTCGAAGTGCTCCTGGCCGAACTCACGTGCCCGGCGATCGACGACCTCCCGCCACTCGTCGCCGGTCTGGTCGGATACTTCGGCTACGACGTCGTGCGCGAAGTCGAGCACCTCCCGAACGTCCCACCTGATGCGGTCGACTATCCCGACTCGGTGTTGGAAGTGATCGGTGAGTTGGCGGTGTTCGATCACTGGCGCCAACGCGTCACCCTGGTCGCCGTGGCGCTCCTCCCTGCTGACGCCGACGAAGCGACGATCGAAGCGGCGTACCACGATGCCGTACGACGACTGGATCAGTTGGCTGACGACGGTGCCCGCGGGCTCGAGGAGCCACTGCTCGAGCCGCCGAGCGGGAGTGACGATCTTCCCGAGGTCGAGTCGTCGATGGGACACGGCGCCTATCAGGACGCCGTCGAGGTGGCGAAGGAGTACATCCGCGCCGGCGACATCTTCCAGGTCGTGCTGTCGCAGCGCTTCGATTTCGACCTCGCAGCAGACCCGGTCGACGTCTACCGAGTCCTGCGCCAGATCAACCCAAGCCCGTACATGTTCATGCTCCGATCGCCCGAGGTCACGCTCGTCGGCTGTTCACCTGAGCCGCTCGTCCAGGTCCGCGACCGTCGGGTCATCTCCCGCCCGATTGCGGGCACCCGTCGACGCGGGCGCAACGAGGCCGACGATCGGCGCATGGCGGGCGAACTGGCCGAGGACCCCAAGGAACGGGCCGAGCACGTGATGCTGGTCGATCTGGCCCGGAACGACCTCGGGCGGGTCGTTGAGTTCGGCTCGCTCGAGGTGGTCGAAATGATGACGCTCGAGAAGTTCTCCCACGTCATGCACCTCACGTCGCAGGTCGAGGGCGACCTGCGACCCGACAAGACCATCATCGACGTGCTCCGAGCCACCGTGCCTGCCGGCACCGTCTCGGGTGCGCCGAAGGTGCGAGCCATGGAGATCATCGACGAACTGGAGCCGGCCAAGCGTGGCCCGTACGCCGGCATGGTCGGCTACCTGAGTTTCAACGGCAATCTCGATTCGGCCATCACGATTCGCACCATGTTCTGCGGACCTGAACGCACCTCGGTCCAAGCTGGTGCCGGTGTGGTCGCCGACTCCGACCCGGCGCTCGAAGACCTCGAGTGCGCCAACAAGGCCAAGGCGCTCCTCGCTGCCGTCCGCCCCGCACAGCGGATGTCGGCGAAGCGGAGCCGCTGA
- the hisH gene encoding imidazole glycerol phosphate synthase subunit HisH, which yields MTSRDTSRSVKVAVLDYGIGNLRSAQKSLQRVGADAHLTADPAEIAAADAVVLPGVGAFGACMDALDRTGLTEQAHLAAESGRPFLGICVGMQLLYDGSEETPGRPGLGLIPGTVELLRGDVKRPQMQWNTVRVTHQGHPLLEGIDGTWMYFVHSYAAPHGAEIIATTDYGGPVSAVAAHNNVWATQFHPEKSAEAGRRLLANWVRWVERVSGLADDERIGESA from the coding sequence ATGACGAGTCGCGACACCTCCCGCTCGGTGAAGGTGGCCGTGCTCGACTACGGCATCGGCAACCTGCGCTCAGCCCAGAAGAGCCTCCAACGCGTCGGAGCCGACGCCCACCTCACCGCCGATCCCGCCGAGATCGCAGCGGCCGATGCCGTCGTACTGCCCGGAGTTGGCGCCTTCGGTGCGTGCATGGACGCGCTCGATCGCACCGGACTGACCGAGCAGGCGCACCTCGCCGCCGAGTCGGGGCGACCCTTCCTCGGCATCTGTGTCGGGATGCAGTTGCTCTACGACGGCTCCGAGGAGACCCCGGGCCGCCCGGGTCTCGGGCTGATCCCGGGCACCGTCGAGCTGCTGCGCGGCGATGTCAAGCGACCCCAGATGCAGTGGAACACCGTCAGGGTCACCCATCAGGGCCACCCCCTGCTCGAGGGGATCGACGGCACGTGGATGTACTTCGTGCACAGCTATGCCGCACCCCACGGCGCAGAGATCATCGCCACCACCGACTACGGCGGTCCGGTGTCGGCCGTTGCGGCCCACAACAACGTGTGGGCCACCCAGTTCCATCCCGAGAAGTCGGCCGAGGCCGGCCGGCGCCTCCTCGCCAACTGGGTCCGTTGGGTGGAACGGGTGAGCGGACTCGCCGACGACGAGCGAATCGGGGAGTCCGCATGA
- the hisC gene encoding histidinol-phosphate transaminase, giving the protein MARPKVRNDLAALEGYHSPQVEVEVRLNTNEAPTAPPAAFTEAVASAVAGVEWHRYPDRAALALRTRIAELHHCEPGQIFVANGSNEVLQTILLTFAGPGRSVLTFEPTYALHQHLARITGARTIEAERTDGFGIDLDHARSVIERERPAVTFLCSPNNPTGIVETPETVRAILDMVASVDGLLVVDEAYGQFANWTAQELLDDDVPLVVSRTYSKTWAMAAARLGYLIAPAWLVDELDKVVLPYHLDALKQAAGLIALDFVESMDERVASIVEERGRIEAALSDLGVEVWPSGANFLLFRPPGALADPSVGNRVWQGLLDRSVLIRNTASWDRLGGCLRVTVGTPEENSRFLEAMAATLQAVASNAGSLKDT; this is encoded by the coding sequence ATGGCTCGTCCCAAGGTCCGAAACGACCTCGCCGCCCTCGAGGGGTATCACTCGCCGCAGGTCGAGGTCGAGGTCCGGCTCAACACCAACGAAGCGCCGACCGCGCCGCCGGCGGCGTTCACCGAAGCGGTAGCGTCCGCCGTCGCCGGCGTCGAATGGCATCGCTACCCCGACCGGGCAGCACTGGCGCTGCGCACCAGAATCGCCGAGCTCCATCACTGCGAACCCGGGCAGATCTTCGTTGCCAACGGGTCCAACGAGGTGCTGCAGACGATCCTGCTCACCTTCGCCGGCCCCGGTCGCTCGGTCCTGACCTTCGAGCCCACCTACGCGCTGCACCAACATCTCGCCCGCATCACGGGTGCCCGCACCATCGAAGCCGAGCGAACCGACGGGTTCGGCATCGACCTCGACCATGCCCGGTCGGTGATCGAGCGAGAACGGCCGGCGGTCACGTTCCTGTGCTCACCCAACAATCCGACCGGCATCGTCGAGACGCCCGAGACCGTCCGTGCGATCCTCGACATGGTGGCGAGCGTCGACGGCTTGCTGGTCGTCGACGAGGCCTACGGCCAGTTCGCGAACTGGACGGCGCAGGAGTTGCTCGACGACGACGTGCCCCTCGTGGTGAGCCGTACCTACTCCAAGACCTGGGCCATGGCGGCGGCCCGATTGGGCTATTTGATCGCTCCCGCATGGTTGGTCGACGAACTCGACAAGGTCGTGCTCCCGTACCACCTCGATGCACTCAAGCAGGCGGCGGGCCTGATCGCACTCGACTTCGTCGAGTCGATGGACGAGCGGGTCGCCAGCATCGTCGAGGAACGGGGCCGGATCGAGGCGGCGCTGAGCGATCTCGGTGTCGAGGTCTGGCCATCCGGCGCCAACTTCTTGCTGTTCCGCCCGCCGGGCGCGCTGGCCGACCCGTCGGTCGGCAACCGGGTCTGGCAGGGCTTGCTCGACCGCTCGGTGTTGATCCGCAACACGGCGAGCTGGGATCGCCTGGGCGGCTGCCTCCGGGTCACCGTGGGCACGCCCGAGGAAAACTCGAGGTTCCTCGAGGCCATGGCTGCCACACTGCAGGCGGTCGCATCGAACGCCGGCTCATTGAAGGACACCTGA
- the hisI gene encoding phosphoribosyl-AMP cyclohydrolase: MTTPEDYATPIIPSELALDSIVYDDRGLVPAIVQDVETREVLMMAWMTAETLRMTLDQGRSVFWSRSRNEVWRKGDTSGEHQFVHSVHYDCDGDVLLLQVEQAGGGACHTGAYSCFFRSITD, translated from the coding sequence ATGACGACGCCCGAGGACTACGCCACCCCGATCATCCCGTCCGAACTTGCGCTCGACTCGATCGTGTACGACGACCGCGGGCTCGTCCCGGCGATCGTCCAAGACGTCGAAACCCGCGAGGTGCTGATGATGGCGTGGATGACCGCCGAAACGCTCCGGATGACCCTCGATCAGGGGCGATCGGTGTTCTGGAGCCGGTCCCGCAACGAAGTCTGGCGCAAGGGTGACACCTCCGGTGAGCACCAGTTCGTGCATTCCGTGCACTACGACTGCGATGGCGACGTGCTGCTGCTGCAGGTCGAACAGGCCGGTGGCGGAGCCTGCCACACCGGTGCCTACAGCTGTTTCTTCCGATCGATCACCGACTGA